One Pseudodesulfovibrio cashew DNA window includes the following coding sequences:
- a CDS encoding MFS transporter, with product MTRSKRNNQALFIFLLLCAAYLFVPFHRVSPAVMAVDIMGDMHLGATAMGALASIFFFSYGAMQLPSGLLADSLGPRRTLPFFFGLAGLGAIMFGMSDSVMGLMIGRACMGFGVSVVFICGIKLFSRWFPPEAFARMSGIYLGMGGLGLILGSGPMASLCSAIGWRQGLILSGVVGVVVAVALWFWVRDTPEQAGYESLYPGTGEDSGGQSPAELWQSVREICSSRDFWFIATWFFCQFAIHMSFGGLWGGPFLMDIHHMTKAQAGSVLNMMGIGMLAGGPLTGWLSDSVFRARKPVMLLNALGTVALFIILAMYGSVLPGWAMYVWFFCLAAFGMGSLSVGFASIRDIFGDRATGTGGGLLNTLPSFGVSVFQPLTGWILESHGHAAGGGFTMGGYAMSCALYIGVACVGVCGALLAREPMTRTPVVAPVTE from the coding sequence ATGACTCGTTCAAAGCGTAACAATCAGGCTTTATTCATTTTTTTGCTATTGTGTGCCGCCTACCTCTTTGTTCCCTTCCACCGGGTGAGCCCGGCTGTCATGGCGGTGGACATCATGGGCGACATGCATTTGGGCGCGACCGCCATGGGTGCGCTGGCGTCCATCTTCTTCTTTTCCTACGGTGCCATGCAACTGCCCAGCGGCCTGCTGGCCGACTCCCTGGGCCCTAGGCGCACGCTCCCGTTCTTCTTCGGTCTGGCCGGGCTGGGGGCCATCATGTTCGGCATGTCCGACTCGGTCATGGGACTGATGATCGGCAGGGCGTGCATGGGCTTCGGCGTGTCCGTGGTCTTCATCTGCGGCATCAAGCTGTTCAGCCGCTGGTTCCCGCCCGAGGCTTTTGCCCGCATGAGCGGCATCTACCTTGGCATGGGCGGCCTCGGTCTGATCCTTGGCTCCGGCCCCATGGCCTCCCTTTGCTCCGCCATCGGCTGGCGGCAGGGGTTGATCCTGAGCGGCGTTGTCGGCGTGGTCGTGGCCGTGGCCCTGTGGTTCTGGGTGCGGGACACTCCGGAGCAGGCCGGGTATGAATCCCTCTACCCGGGCACGGGAGAGGACTCCGGCGGACAGAGCCCGGCCGAGCTGTGGCAGTCCGTACGCGAAATCTGCTCCAGCCGCGACTTCTGGTTCATCGCCACCTGGTTTTTCTGCCAGTTCGCCATCCACATGAGCTTCGGCGGGTTGTGGGGCGGACCGTTCCTTATGGATATCCACCACATGACCAAGGCGCAGGCAGGCAGCGTCCTGAACATGATGGGCATCGGCATGCTGGCGGGCGGACCGCTGACGGGCTGGCTGTCCGATTCCGTGTTCCGGGCTCGCAAGCCGGTCATGCTGCTCAACGCCTTGGGCACGGTGGCGCTGTTCATCATCCTGGCCATGTACGGTAGCGTCCTGCCTGGTTGGGCCATGTACGTCTGGTTCTTCTGCCTGGCCGCCTTCGGCATGGGGTCGCTGTCCGTTGGTTTTGCCTCCATCCGCGACATCTTCGGCGACAGGGCAACCGGCACCGGCGGCGGATTGCTCAACACGCTGCCGTCCTTCGGGGTCTCTGTCTTCCAGCCCCTGACCGGATGGATCCTGGAATCCCATGGTCACGCAGCCGGGGGGGGATTCACCATGGGCGGCTACGCCATGTCCTGCGCCCTGTACATCGGCGTGGCCTGCGTGGGCGTTTGCGGCGCGCTGCTGGCGAGGGAGCCTATGACCAGAACACCCGTGGTCGCTCCCGTCACGGAGTAG
- a CDS encoding tripartite tricarboxylate transporter TctB family protein codes for MRVKTGDLFMGVVLFGLSIALYIQTGNINTAMIYALGPVFFPKILIYSLGVLSLVLMYQSVDFTGKKNWCKAVAKFDANTMVLRWLLVGLTLLYLFLLPIISYVFATIPFLFLAMCLLGPRTPKKLITYGITSVAVTLALQYIFATLLKLFLP; via the coding sequence ATGCGAGTCAAAACCGGCGATCTGTTCATGGGTGTTGTCCTGTTCGGTCTCAGCATCGCCCTGTACATCCAAACCGGCAATATCAACACGGCCATGATCTACGCGCTGGGGCCGGTGTTTTTCCCCAAGATCCTGATCTACAGCCTGGGCGTCCTTTCCCTGGTCCTGATGTATCAGAGCGTTGATTTCACCGGCAAAAAGAACTGGTGCAAGGCCGTTGCGAAGTTCGACGCCAACACCATGGTCCTGCGCTGGCTCCTGGTGGGGCTTACGCTGCTCTATCTGTTCCTGCTGCCGATCATCAGCTATGTGTTCGCCACCATCCCCTTCCTTTTCCTGGCCATGTGTCTGCTTGGACCGCGCACGCCTAAGAAGCTGATCACCTACGGCATCACGTCCGTGGCCGTCACGCTTGCGCTGCAATACATTTTTGCCACGCTTCTCAAGCTTTTCCTTCCCTAA
- a CDS encoding sigma-54-dependent Fis family transcriptional regulator — translation MASDIGVIAPDKDLMEMFQQIREESFSDFELHTGLFNDAVNVARSMVARGVKVLVSRGETTLLIRSAISVPVVDIPITVHDVIPLIDQARAFSDRIAIIGFGEIVKAARVAAPILSVELTFFQLHSTQEIPEVVDQVCRQGFTTVVGNPYSVTLAEERGLKGFPLRTQRPVLLTTLDEASRLAEISRRENEWESRQQVFIDSTREGVLVLDDMGRLLQSNQLVNLDPGVEAELFEIEDDVRRLKTGEMLDAVLCGEPWNGVIHAREGGDYLCRIHPVARGGMNFGAVILLEPARRQDLQQQRSLSERGLVAQHHFEDIVHDGKGMRDLIAKARRYAAADSTILIMGECGTGKELIAQSLHNASRRSKGPFVAVNCSALPENLMESELFGYEEGAFTGATKGGKKGLFEMANTGTIFLDEIGEMPLTMQVKLLRVLEERQVMRLGSERLVPLDVRVICATNRNLARMATMGGFRQDLYFRINVLRLTLPALRERGTCIDELIRFFSREIGYRLGGSPPDLGEDAMDTLRHYSYPGNVREMKSILERIMVECWGREVCRRDILENLEPGHEACGGEGIKETAPSDNAPSSASGSSGATSIRQEELRLIHQTLEECGGNRAETARRLGISTTTLWRRLRDQPQ, via the coding sequence ATGGCCAGCGACATAGGCGTCATTGCGCCCGACAAGGACCTCATGGAAATGTTCCAGCAAATCCGCGAGGAGTCCTTTTCGGATTTCGAACTGCACACCGGCCTGTTCAACGACGCCGTCAACGTGGCCCGAAGCATGGTGGCCAGGGGCGTCAAGGTTCTGGTCAGCCGGGGCGAGACCACCCTGCTCATCCGTTCGGCCATCTCGGTTCCGGTGGTGGACATCCCCATCACCGTGCACGACGTCATCCCGCTCATCGACCAGGCCCGGGCCTTCAGCGACCGCATCGCCATCATCGGCTTCGGCGAGATCGTCAAGGCCGCGCGGGTGGCCGCACCCATACTCTCGGTCGAACTCACCTTTTTCCAACTCCATTCCACTCAGGAGATTCCCGAGGTGGTGGATCAGGTCTGCCGCCAGGGGTTCACAACGGTGGTCGGCAACCCGTACTCCGTGACCCTGGCCGAGGAGCGGGGCCTCAAGGGCTTCCCGTTGCGCACCCAGCGGCCCGTGCTGCTGACCACCCTGGACGAGGCCTCACGGCTGGCCGAGATATCCCGCCGGGAAAACGAGTGGGAGTCGCGGCAGCAGGTATTCATCGACTCCACCCGCGAGGGTGTGCTCGTGCTGGACGACATGGGGCGGCTGCTCCAGTCCAACCAGTTGGTCAACCTGGACCCCGGCGTGGAGGCCGAACTGTTCGAAATCGAGGATGACGTCAGGCGGCTCAAGACCGGCGAAATGCTGGACGCGGTCCTGTGCGGCGAACCCTGGAACGGGGTCATCCACGCCCGAGAAGGCGGCGACTACCTGTGCCGCATCCATCCGGTGGCGCGGGGCGGCATGAATTTCGGCGCGGTCATCCTGCTGGAACCGGCACGCCGCCAGGACCTCCAGCAACAACGATCCCTCTCCGAGCGGGGCTTGGTGGCCCAGCACCACTTCGAGGACATCGTCCATGACGGCAAGGGCATGCGCGATCTCATCGCCAAGGCGCGCCGCTATGCGGCGGCCGACTCAACCATCCTGATCATGGGCGAGTGCGGCACCGGCAAGGAGCTCATCGCCCAGAGCCTGCACAACGCCAGCCGCCGCAGCAAGGGCCCCTTCGTTGCGGTCAACTGCTCGGCCCTTCCCGAGAACCTCATGGAAAGCGAGCTGTTCGGCTATGAGGAGGGGGCGTTCACCGGAGCCACCAAGGGCGGGAAAAAGGGCCTCTTCGAGATGGCCAACACCGGCACCATCTTTCTGGATGAAATCGGCGAGATGCCCCTGACCATGCAGGTCAAGCTCCTGCGCGTGCTCGAGGAGCGTCAGGTCATGCGCCTCGGCAGCGAACGACTCGTGCCGCTGGACGTCCGGGTGATCTGCGCCACCAACCGCAATCTGGCCAGGATGGCCACCATGGGCGGGTTCCGCCAGGACCTCTACTTCCGCATCAACGTCCTGCGCCTGACCCTGCCCGCCCTGCGTGAACGGGGCACCTGCATCGACGAGCTGATCCGGTTCTTCAGCCGCGAGATCGGCTACCGCCTTGGCGGTTCGCCGCCCGATCTGGGCGAGGATGCCATGGACACCCTGCGCCACTACTCCTACCCCGGCAACGTCCGCGAGATGAAATCCATTCTGGAACGCATCATGGTCGAGTGCTGGGGACGGGAGGTTTGCCGCCGGGACATCCTCGAGAACCTCGAGCCCGGGCACGAGGCCTGCGGCGGTGAGGGAATCAAGGAAACCGCACCGTCGGACAATGCGCCATCTTCCGCGTCCGGTTCGTCCGGCGCAACGTCCATAAGGCAGGAAGAGCTGCGGCTCATCCACCAGACCCTGGAGGAGTGCGGCGGCAACAGGGCCGAGACCGCGCGCAGGCTCGGCATCAGCACCACCACCCTCTGGCGCCGGTTACGCGACCAGCCGCAATAG
- a CDS encoding DUF599 domain-containing protein, with product MSELVAPHLLDLVCLAIAMGLFSAYHLYVRQKLKKNPTYSLYGATTLARTAWVVSVMEEKKDILAVQTLRNSTMAATFMASTSILLAVGLLTLSGQGDQLGQIWHAMNLFGSKMESTITLKLLVILGNLFIAFFNFSFSIRLFNHSGFLINTPPEEGSYGASMTFVAMQLNKAGGYFHMGMRAYYFLVPLVFWLFSPVFMVLAAITVVILISRIEKTPRLDCKYLDSMFENSCPYPE from the coding sequence ATGAGCGAACTGGTTGCCCCGCATCTGCTGGACCTCGTCTGCCTGGCAATCGCCATGGGGTTGTTCTCGGCCTACCATCTGTATGTGCGTCAAAAGCTGAAGAAAAACCCGACCTATTCGCTTTACGGGGCCACCACCCTGGCCCGAACCGCGTGGGTGGTCAGCGTCATGGAGGAGAAAAAGGACATCCTGGCGGTGCAGACCCTGCGCAACTCGACCATGGCGGCGACCTTCATGGCCTCCACATCCATCCTGCTGGCCGTGGGCCTGCTGACCCTGTCCGGCCAGGGAGACCAGCTTGGGCAGATATGGCACGCCATGAACCTGTTCGGGTCCAAGATGGAAAGCACCATCACCCTCAAGCTGCTGGTCATCCTCGGCAACCTGTTCATCGCCTTCTTCAACTTCTCCTTCTCCATCCGACTCTTCAACCATTCGGGATTCCTGATCAATACGCCTCCCGAGGAAGGCAGCTACGGTGCCTCAATGACCTTCGTGGCCATGCAGTTGAACAAGGCCGGCGGCTACTTCCACATGGGCATGCGCGCCTACTATTTCCTGGTGCCCCTCGTCTTCTGGCTGTTCAGCCCGGTGTTCATGGTACTGGCCGCCATCACCGTGGTCATCCTGATCTCCCGCATCGAGAAGACCCCCAGGCTCGACTGCAAATACCTGGACTCCATGTTTGAGAATTCCTGTCCCTATCCCGAATAG
- a CDS encoding alpha-hydroxy-acid oxidizing protein: MKAIRDNARQKMKKFCRVCKVCDGRVCAGEIPGMGGLGTGASFKNNVSALASLHLNMRLVHDITEPKTAITLLGYELALPVLAAPIGGVAVNMDLGVSEEDYNLSVVGGCLDAGIVGCTGDGVPPVIHEAGLAALTLHHGCGIPFIKPWEGAELDEKLEKARDTGCKAIGMDIDAAGLLTLRRRGRPVAPRTSQQLADIIGKVHAWGIAFILKGLMSPRDASLAVEAGADAVVVSNHGGRALDHTPGTATVLPEVVAAVGGRIPVLADGGVRDGGDILKMLALGADCVLIGRPVSVAAVGGGREGVARYFETLGDQLRQAMVMTGTPDVRDVSPSIIHGLNG; this comes from the coding sequence ATGAAAGCTATCCGCGATAACGCGCGCCAAAAGATGAAGAAGTTCTGCCGGGTCTGCAAAGTCTGCGACGGCAGAGTCTGTGCCGGTGAAATTCCCGGCATGGGTGGATTGGGAACGGGAGCTTCCTTCAAGAACAATGTTTCCGCACTGGCAAGCCTGCACCTGAACATGCGGCTGGTTCATGACATCACCGAACCGAAGACGGCCATTACCCTGCTGGGGTATGAGCTGGCGCTTCCTGTGCTGGCCGCGCCCATCGGCGGTGTGGCCGTCAACATGGACCTTGGGGTCAGCGAGGAAGACTACAACCTATCGGTGGTGGGCGGCTGCCTGGACGCGGGCATCGTCGGCTGTACCGGCGACGGCGTCCCCCCGGTTATCCATGAGGCCGGGCTGGCCGCGCTGACTCTGCATCATGGCTGCGGCATTCCTTTCATCAAGCCGTGGGAAGGGGCCGAACTGGATGAGAAGCTGGAAAAGGCCCGCGACACCGGTTGCAAGGCCATCGGCATGGACATCGACGCCGCCGGGCTGCTGACCCTGCGCCGCCGTGGCCGTCCCGTGGCCCCCCGGACCTCACAGCAGTTGGCGGACATCATAGGCAAGGTGCATGCCTGGGGCATTGCGTTCATTCTCAAGGGGTTGATGTCTCCCCGGGACGCCTCCCTGGCCGTGGAGGCCGGTGCGGACGCCGTGGTCGTGTCCAACCACGGGGGGCGCGCATTGGACCATACCCCGGGGACCGCGACAGTCCTGCCCGAGGTCGTCGCCGCAGTGGGCGGACGCATCCCGGTCCTGGCTGACGGCGGGGTGCGTGACGGCGGGGACATCCTGAAGATGCTTGCGCTGGGCGCGGACTGCGTCCTCATCGGACGGCCCGTGTCCGTGGCTGCCGTGGGCGGCGGCCGGGAAGGGGTGGCCCGCTATTTCGAGACCCTGGGGGATCAGTTGCGCCAGGCCATGGTCATGACAGGAACGCCTGATGTGCGTGACGTTTCCCCCTCGATCATTCATGGCTTGAACGGCTGA
- a CDS encoding DUF362 domain-containing protein — MALQYPTPNFPVLDIPGLDNQPVPSFYGVRVRQPELPALTDIETSIDRAMDRNPGDGSPLGVLKKGARVAVAVGSRGIANLPTVVRRVVDRLKDMGFAPFIVPAMGSHGGGVAEGQVKVLAHLGVSEEAMGVPVVSSMETVNLGEVEPRVEAHIDRNAYEADGIVVVARVKAHTNFEAEVESGLCKMISVGLGKAMGARNVHIYGRRGLVELMPRIAEKCMANARFVLAVALVENSHHELAVVEGVDPADFVARDKELLALYKAHAPAIPFAQVDNLVVEWLGKNISGTGMDIKTIGREGFRGDPMRPPYINSIVALRVTPASAGNGIGVGNADFMPLETAQELDLMSMYFNALTSACMTRVKLPPVLPTEKLCIQAGLRVCWQPEPDQVRGCVLKSTSDLDSMLVTRPLLEELEAEGKLVEVWRQAEPLRFDDDGKLVSGL, encoded by the coding sequence ATGGCATTGCAATATCCCACACCGAACTTCCCCGTGCTGGACATCCCCGGCCTGGACAACCAGCCCGTGCCGTCTTTCTACGGAGTTCGCGTCAGACAGCCGGAGCTTCCGGCGCTGACCGACATCGAAACCTCCATAGACCGCGCCATGGACCGCAACCCCGGCGACGGCAGCCCCCTCGGCGTCCTGAAAAAGGGCGCCAGGGTGGCAGTGGCGGTGGGCAGCCGCGGCATTGCCAACCTGCCCACCGTCGTCCGGCGTGTTGTGGACCGGCTCAAGGATATGGGGTTTGCGCCCTTCATAGTCCCGGCCATGGGCAGTCACGGCGGTGGCGTGGCCGAAGGGCAGGTAAAGGTCCTGGCTCATCTCGGTGTCAGCGAGGAGGCCATGGGCGTGCCCGTTGTCTCCAGCATGGAGACCGTCAATCTGGGAGAGGTGGAGCCCCGGGTGGAGGCCCACATCGACCGCAACGCCTATGAGGCGGACGGCATCGTGGTCGTCGCCCGGGTCAAGGCGCATACCAACTTCGAGGCCGAGGTCGAGAGCGGCCTCTGCAAAATGATTTCCGTGGGTCTGGGCAAGGCCATGGGTGCGCGCAACGTGCACATCTACGGCCGCCGGGGGCTGGTGGAGCTCATGCCGCGCATCGCCGAGAAGTGCATGGCCAATGCGCGTTTCGTCCTTGCCGTGGCCCTGGTTGAGAACAGCCACCACGAACTGGCCGTGGTGGAAGGGGTGGACCCCGCCGACTTCGTGGCCAGGGACAAGGAACTGCTGGCCCTGTACAAGGCACACGCCCCGGCCATCCCCTTCGCCCAGGTGGACAACCTTGTGGTGGAGTGGCTGGGCAAGAACATCTCCGGCACGGGCATGGATATCAAGACCATCGGCCGCGAAGGCTTTCGGGGTGATCCCATGCGTCCGCCCTACATCAATTCCATCGTGGCCCTGCGCGTGACCCCCGCCTCGGCGGGCAACGGCATCGGCGTCGGCAACGCCGACTTCATGCCCCTGGAGACCGCCCAGGAGCTGGACCTCATGTCCATGTATTTCAACGCACTGACCTCGGCCTGCATGACCAGGGTCAAGCTCCCGCCCGTGCTGCCGACGGAGAAGCTCTGCATCCAGGCGGGCCTGCGCGTCTGCTGGCAGCCGGAGCCTGACCAGGTAAGGGGGTGCGTCCTCAAGTCCACCTCGGATCTGGACAGCATGCTGGTGACCAGGCCCCTGCTGGAAGAGCTGGAAGCCGAAGGCAAGCTGGTCGAGGTCTGGCGTCAGGCCGAACCTTTGCGGTTCGACGACGACGGGAAGCTGGTCAGCGGCCTGTAG
- a CDS encoding UxaA family hydrolase: MKFLGYVRPDGSTGIRNHTLVMANGRGAATLAAMVSKLVSGTRLFIQPNENGRDGDDRKTIARTMIGLAKNANVGAVLIVGNKPDAGYPEFSYDAFVGEIAKSGKPMETVFMKDCGGFQDALGLAVRKCRNLVQKASETPRTEVDFGALNMAVKCGYSDATSGMSGNPVVGHLFDTLVDNGGRAMFAETTEVIGAEHIVAKRFTDEGERDKFLRAVERVEEEARSTGEDIRTINPIPANIQAGLTTLEEKSLGAIVKSGTRPIQGCTQYGEIPEGRGLYYMDSWMSSTALFLGFAAAGSVLNIFQVGGGWFPDDAMMPTVNTGLITPTLYMTGNPRTWDKGWREMDFNSGTVITEKEPIADAGGRLVDEVLAFASGRLTKGETLDIRDNVEVYLRGPGL, encoded by the coding sequence ATGAAGTTTCTCGGATACGTCAGGCCGGACGGTTCAACCGGCATCCGCAATCACACGCTGGTAATGGCCAACGGACGCGGCGCAGCCACCCTGGCCGCCATGGTGTCCAAGCTCGTCAGCGGTACCCGGCTGTTCATCCAGCCCAATGAGAACGGCCGTGACGGCGACGATCGCAAGACCATCGCCCGGACCATGATAGGTCTGGCCAAAAATGCCAACGTCGGCGCAGTGCTCATCGTGGGCAACAAGCCGGACGCCGGATATCCCGAGTTTTCCTATGACGCCTTCGTGGGTGAGATCGCCAAGAGCGGCAAGCCCATGGAAACGGTGTTCATGAAGGACTGCGGCGGATTCCAGGATGCCCTGGGCCTGGCCGTGCGCAAGTGCCGGAACCTGGTGCAGAAGGCCAGTGAAACGCCGCGCACCGAGGTGGACTTCGGCGCGCTGAACATGGCCGTGAAGTGCGGGTATTCCGACGCCACTTCGGGCATGTCCGGCAACCCGGTGGTCGGCCATCTCTTCGACACCCTGGTGGACAACGGCGGCCGCGCCATGTTCGCCGAGACCACAGAGGTCATCGGCGCCGAGCACATCGTGGCCAAGCGGTTCACCGACGAGGGCGAACGGGACAAGTTCCTGCGCGCCGTGGAAAGGGTGGAAGAGGAAGCCCGCTCCACCGGAGAGGACATCCGGACCATCAACCCCATTCCGGCCAACATTCAGGCGGGCCTGACGACTCTGGAGGAAAAGTCTCTTGGAGCCATCGTCAAGTCCGGCACCCGGCCGATCCAGGGCTGCACCCAGTACGGCGAAATCCCCGAGGGACGCGGCCTGTACTACATGGATTCGTGGATGTCCTCCACCGCGCTCTTTCTCGGCTTCGCGGCCGCGGGCTCGGTGCTGAACATCTTCCAGGTGGGAGGCGGCTGGTTCCCGGACGACGCCATGATGCCCACGGTAAACACCGGGCTCATCACGCCGACCCTGTACATGACCGGCAACCCGCGCACCTGGGACAAGGGCTGGCGCGAGATGGACTTCAACTCCGGTACGGTGATCACCGAGAAGGAGCCCATTGCCGACGCGGGCGGCCGCCTTGTCGACGAGGTCCTGGCATTCGCCTCGGGCCGGTTGACCAAGGGTGAGACGTTGGACATTCGAGACAATGTGGAGGTGTATCTCCGGGGGCCCGGCCTCTAG
- a CDS encoding UxaA family hydrolase, producing MKALIVMSSKDNVGNAIEDIVGGDEVSYTVDGAQHVITAQDEIPFGFKAAVQDIPAGGDIIKYKEVVGRAAVDIKAGECVHIHNVEGKRGRGDIPGGQA from the coding sequence ATGAAAGCTCTTATTGTCATGAGTTCAAAGGACAACGTCGGAAACGCCATCGAGGATATCGTTGGCGGCGATGAAGTCTCCTACACCGTGGACGGTGCACAGCATGTCATTACCGCCCAGGACGAAATCCCCTTCGGTTTCAAGGCCGCCGTTCAGGACATCCCCGCTGGCGGCGATATCATCAAGTACAAGGAAGTCGTCGGTCGCGCCGCCGTGGATATCAAGGCGGGCGAGTGCGTCCACATCCATAACGTCGAAGGAAAGCGGGGACGCGGCGATATTCCTGGAGGACAGGCATGA
- a CDS encoding tripartite tricarboxylate transporter permease, which yields MFDYTHMLAVVTPFNIMLMFLGVFGGLVVGSMPGLTSTMAVALLVPITFGMDVNQGLVMLVAVYIGSISGGLVSAALLNIPGTPSSVATTFDAYPMVKKGEAGKALGYAVFASFLGGLLSFFALAVISPLLGAFALRFGPYEYFALVVFTLSCIISISDKSLTKGLISATVGMIMAMVGLSETDSVSRLTFGITDLQSGFSVMPVLIGMYAISQILKDVEEIKNPFKLVNVNFTASEFIRVAAKFKHSVKNVVRSALIGIGVGILPGIGPGLSNIVAYSQAKSASDDPDSFGTGNPDGIIASETANNAATGGAMIPLLTLGIPGDATTMMMLGAFMIHGVQPGPLLMRDHSELVLIILGAYFVSNIFMMLLQVYFIRVLIRALTIPRFVLYPVILGLCVIGSYALNSSMSDVWVFFATGLLGYVFTRQGFPLLPLVLGLILGGMAENHLRVSIVMGNGTLAGYLHRPIALFFFAAAVLSVAYSFYAKYKAKKRLQCVPVEEPVTVE from the coding sequence ATGTTTGATTACACACACATGCTCGCGGTGGTCACGCCGTTCAACATCATGCTTATGTTTCTGGGCGTCTTCGGCGGTCTGGTCGTCGGCTCCATGCCGGGCCTGACCAGCACCATGGCCGTCGCCCTGCTTGTTCCCATCACCTTCGGCATGGACGTCAATCAGGGGTTGGTCATGCTGGTGGCCGTGTACATCGGCTCCATCTCCGGCGGCCTGGTCTCTGCGGCCCTGCTGAACATTCCCGGCACGCCCTCGTCCGTGGCAACCACCTTCGACGCCTATCCAATGGTCAAGAAGGGCGAGGCTGGCAAGGCGCTCGGCTACGCGGTCTTCGCTTCGTTCCTGGGCGGCCTGCTCTCCTTCTTCGCACTGGCGGTCATTTCCCCGCTCCTGGGCGCATTCGCCCTGCGGTTCGGGCCCTATGAATATTTCGCCCTGGTGGTCTTCACCCTGAGCTGCATCATCTCCATTTCGGACAAGTCGCTGACCAAGGGACTGATCTCCGCCACGGTGGGCATGATCATGGCCATGGTTGGCCTGAGCGAGACGGACAGCGTGTCCCGCCTGACCTTCGGCATCACCGACCTCCAGTCCGGATTCTCGGTCATGCCGGTGCTCATCGGCATGTACGCGATTTCCCAGATCCTCAAGGACGTCGAGGAGATCAAGAATCCCTTCAAGCTGGTCAACGTCAACTTCACCGCCAGCGAGTTCATCCGAGTGGCTGCCAAGTTCAAACACTCCGTGAAGAACGTCGTCCGCTCCGCACTGATCGGCATCGGCGTCGGCATCCTGCCGGGCATCGGCCCCGGCCTGTCCAACATCGTGGCCTACTCGCAGGCCAAGTCCGCCTCGGACGATCCGGACAGCTTCGGCACCGGCAACCCCGATGGCATCATCGCCTCGGAGACGGCAAACAACGCCGCCACCGGCGGAGCCATGATCCCGCTGCTGACCCTGGGCATTCCCGGCGACGCCACCACCATGATGATGCTCGGCGCGTTCATGATTCACGGCGTCCAGCCCGGTCCGCTGCTCATGCGCGATCACAGCGAGCTGGTCCTGATCATCCTGGGAGCCTACTTCGTCAGCAACATCTTCATGATGCTGCTCCAGGTCTACTTCATTCGGGTGCTCATCCGTGCGCTGACCATCCCGCGCTTCGTGCTCTATCCCGTCATCCTGGGCCTGTGCGTCATCGGCAGCTACGCCCTGAACAGCAGCATGTCCGACGTCTGGGTCTTTTTCGCCACCGGTCTTCTGGGTTACGTCTTCACCCGGCAGGGCTTCCCGCTGCTGCCCCTGGTGCTGGGCCTGATCCTCGGCGGCATGGCGGAGAACCACCTGCGCGTGAGCATCGTCATGGGCAACGGCACCCTCGCGGGCTACCTGCACCGGCCCATCGCGCTCTTCTTCTTCGCGGCGGCCGTCCTTTCCGTGGCCTACTCGTTCTACGCCAAGTACAAGGCCAAGAAGCGCCTCCAGTGCGTGCCCGTGGAAGAGCCGGTTACGGTGGAATAG
- a CDS encoding tripartite tricarboxylate transporter substrate binding protein: MRKVLIMCVLALLVAAVAPAYAEFPEKAVQIVVPWKPGGGSDISARIISDHMKELLPEPLVVTNIDGAAGLNGALHVSKARPDGYTVLWEHPGNLTVAPMVTKAKFRWNDFEPVGIAAKGSTALIVRGDSPFKTAKEALEAVKANPGKYRWALALNAVSHFTFLNISHAYGGLKAMFIPANGDKGRIVSLLGNNSDITTVGFASVKPYLKSGDLRVLAMVNTERSPFAPDVPTLKEIGVDASYDFLYSIFAPKGTPKENIMILSDAFKKALSDEGTISALREQCLVPFFKTPEETRSLWQAESDLYTDLAKENGLVK; the protein is encoded by the coding sequence ATGCGTAAAGTTTTGATTATGTGCGTTTTGGCACTGCTCGTGGCGGCCGTCGCCCCTGCCTATGCCGAGTTCCCCGAGAAAGCGGTCCAGATCGTGGTGCCCTGGAAGCCGGGCGGAGGCAGCGACATTTCCGCCAGGATCATCAGTGACCATATGAAGGAGCTCCTGCCCGAGCCCCTGGTGGTCACGAACATCGACGGCGCCGCCGGTCTGAACGGCGCGCTCCATGTCAGCAAGGCCCGCCCGGACGGCTACACCGTGCTCTGGGAGCACCCCGGCAACCTGACCGTCGCCCCCATGGTGACCAAGGCCAAGTTCCGCTGGAACGATTTCGAGCCCGTCGGCATCGCGGCCAAGGGCAGCACCGCCCTGATCGTGCGCGGCGACAGCCCGTTCAAGACCGCCAAGGAGGCCCTCGAGGCCGTCAAGGCCAATCCGGGCAAGTACCGCTGGGCCCTGGCGCTCAACGCCGTTTCCCACTTCACCTTCCTGAACATCAGCCACGCCTACGGCGGATTGAAGGCCATGTTCATCCCGGCCAACGGCGACAAGGGCCGCATCGTGTCCCTGCTGGGCAACAACAGCGACATCACCACCGTCGGCTTTGCCTCGGTCAAGCCGTACCTGAAGTCCGGCGACCTGCGTGTCCTGGCCATGGTCAACACCGAGCGTTCTCCGTTCGCTCCCGACGTCCCGACCCTCAAGGAGATCGGCGTCGACGCGTCCTACGACTTCCTGTATTCCATCTTCGCGCCCAAGGGCACGCCCAAAGAGAACATCATGATTCTGAGCGACGCCTTCAAGAAGGCCCTTTCGGACGAGGGAACCATCAGCGCGCTCAGGGAGCAGTGCCTGGTGCCCTTCTTCAAGACCCCCGAGGAAACCCGTTCCCTGTGGCAGGCCGAGTCCGACCTGTACACCGACCTGGCCAAGGAAAACGGCCTGGTTAAGTAA